From the Lathyrus oleraceus cultivar Zhongwan6 chromosome 4, CAAS_Psat_ZW6_1.0, whole genome shotgun sequence genome, one window contains:
- the LOC127073257 gene encoding pumilio homolog 24 isoform X1 — protein MAPKNELLADTKKRKRINTESHKSPSKPKPTKFVPSKKPKPHSDDKEKKTIPLTGRERRINAKELADSRKKKRRRHFTLEQDLARLWEKMRRHEIAKEDRSKLVTEALTKMKGKIHEIAGSHITSRVLQTCVKHCSQAERDEVFEELRPHFLTLAYNAYAVHLVKKMLDNASKKQLAGFISTLRGHVAPLLRHMVGSVVVEHAYDLASAAQKQELILELYSTELQLFKDLVSAKETRLLDVMSKLGLQKGSVSRHMSSVIQPILEKGIVDHSILHRVLLEYFSIADKSSVTDIIQQLSSPLLVRVIGTKDGAKIGVLCLKYGSAKERKKIIKGLKGHVGKTAFHQYGCMVLVSIFSVVDDTKLITKVIIRELQSILKELVLDKNGRRPLLQLLHPNCSRYFSPDELASMNSSIPSLSLKDQSEASSQTETSKASIDDNDSKEDIEVKLPEVNEDKTSEDDTDLAESGKKDPFVRRQELLINSGLAESLLDICIENVGEFIRSNFSKEVIYEVATGGFGGILHPTLDDKINSLHKAIASLAGVPKSEDSQEEHVFENFFSSRTIRKLILDCPEFASVLWEEALKGKTELWAHGHSCKIISAFLESSDSKVQKLAKKELQPLIDNGILKNPKSKEQAAQ, from the exons ATGGCGCCGAAGAACGAGTTACTTGCAGACACCAAAAAGAGAAAGCGAATCAACACTGAATCTCACAAATCCCCTTCTAAACCAAAGCCTACCAAGTTCGTTCCCTCAAAGAAGCCCAAACCACACTCCGACGataaagagaagaagacaattCCCCTTACCGGCCGAGAACGTCGAATCAATGCTAAG GAACTTGCGGATTCTAGAAAAAAGAAGAGAAGACGCCATTTTACTCTTGAACAA GATCTTGCTCGTCTATGGGAAAAGATGAGGCGTCATGAGATTGCGAAAGAAGACAGATCTAA GTTGGTGACAGAAGCTCTAACAAAAATGAAGGGGAAGATTCATGAGATTGCAGGGTCTCACATTACTTCTCGTGTTCTTCAG ACTTGTGTCAAGCATTGCTCACAAGCTGAAAGAGATGAAGTATTTGAAGAGCTTCGTCCTCATTTTCTAACTCTAGCATACAATGCATATGCAGTTCACTTAGTAAAGAAGATGCTTGACAATG CCTCGAAGAAACAACTGGCAGGCTTTATCTCCACTCTTCGTGGTCATGTTGCTCCTCTTCTTCGCCACATGGTTGGATCAGTTG TTGTTGAGCATGCATATGACTTAGCAAGTGCTGCTCAAAAACAAGAGCTGATTTTGGAATTATATTCCACAGAGCTTCAGTTGTTTAAGGACTTAGTCTCGGCGAAGGAGACCAG ATTACTAGATGTAATGTCCAAGTTGGGTCTACAAAAAGGCTCAGTTTCGCGTCATATGTCTTCAGTGATTCAGCCAATTTTAGAGAAAGGGATAGTTGACCACTCTATCTTACACAGAGTCTTGCTGGAATACTTTAGCATCGCCGATAAG TCCTCTGTCACAGATATAATCCAACAGTTGTCAAGTCCACTCCTTGTTAGAGTGATTGGTACCAAGGATGGAGCCAAAATTGGAGTACTTTGTCTGAAATATGGGAGTGCCAAG GAAAGAAAGAAGATCATCAAAGGATTGAAAGGGCACGTAGGAAAAACTGCTTTTCATCAATATGGGTGTATG GTGCTGGTTTCCATCTTTTCAGTTGTTGACGACACAAAACTGATAACAAAG GTTATCATTCGCGAGCTTCAATCAATTCTGAAGGAGCTTGTTTTGGATAAG AATGGAAGACGTCCTTTACTCCAATTACTGCATCCCAATTGTTCACGCTATTTCAGTCCTGATGAACTCGCTTCTATGAATTCATCTATACCTTCTCTGTCTCTCAAG GATCAGTCAGAAGCAAGCTCTCAGACAGAAACTTCCAAGGCTTCAATTGATGACAATGATTCCAAGGAAGACATAGAAGTTAAATTGCCTGAAGTTAATGAAGATAAAACTTCTGAGGATGATACCGACCTCGCTGAGAGTGGAAAGAAAGACCCATTTGTCAGAAGGCAAGAGCTATTGATCAACAGTGGTCTTGCAGAG AGTCTTCTTGATATATGCATTGAGAATGTAGGAGAATTTATACGGTCAAATTTTAGCAAAGAGGTCATATATGAG GTTGCAACAGGGGGTTTTGGAGGCATACTACATCCAACTTTGGATGATAAGATTAATTCTCTCCACAAAGCAATAGCATCTCTTGCAGGAGTGCCTAAGTCAGAAGATTCACAAGAGGAACATGTCTTTGAAAATTTCTTTTCAAGTAGGACCATCAGAAAACTAATTTTGGATTGCCCTGAATTTGCTTCCGTCTTATGGGAGGAAGCTTTAAAAGGGAAAACTGAGTTATGGGCCCATGGTCATAG TTGTAAGATTATCTCTGCATTTTTGGAATCATCAGACTCAAAGGTACAAAAGCTTGCAAAAAAAGAGTTGCAGCCTTTGATTGATAATGGAATTCTCAAGAACCCAAAGTCTAAAGAACAAGCAGCCCAATAA
- the LOC127073257 gene encoding pumilio homolog 24 isoform X2 produces MAPKNELLADTKKRKRINTESHKSPSKPKPTKFVPSKKPKPHSDDKEKKTIPLTGRERRINAKELADSRKKKRRRHFTLEQDLARLWEKMRRHEIAKEDRSKLVTEALTKMKGKIHEIAGSHITSRVLQTCVKHCSQAERDEVFEELRPHFLTLAYNAYAVHLVKKMLDNASKKQLAGFISTLRGHVAPLLRHMVGSVVVEHAYDLASAAQKQELILELYSTELQLFKDLVSAKETRLLDVMSKLGLQKGSVSRHMSSVIQPILEKGIVDHSILHRVLLEYFSIADKSSVTDIIQQLSSPLLVRVIGTKDGAKIGVLCLKYGSAKERKKIIKGLKGHVGKTAFHQYGCMVLVSIFSVVDDTKLITKVIIRELQSILKELVLDKNGRRPLLQLLHPNCSRYFSPDELASMNSSIPSLSLKSEASSQTETSKASIDDNDSKEDIEVKLPEVNEDKTSEDDTDLAESGKKDPFVRRQELLINSGLAESLLDICIENVGEFIRSNFSKEVIYEVATGGFGGILHPTLDDKINSLHKAIASLAGVPKSEDSQEEHVFENFFSSRTIRKLILDCPEFASVLWEEALKGKTELWAHGHSCKIISAFLESSDSKVQKLAKKELQPLIDNGILKNPKSKEQAAQ; encoded by the exons ATGGCGCCGAAGAACGAGTTACTTGCAGACACCAAAAAGAGAAAGCGAATCAACACTGAATCTCACAAATCCCCTTCTAAACCAAAGCCTACCAAGTTCGTTCCCTCAAAGAAGCCCAAACCACACTCCGACGataaagagaagaagacaattCCCCTTACCGGCCGAGAACGTCGAATCAATGCTAAG GAACTTGCGGATTCTAGAAAAAAGAAGAGAAGACGCCATTTTACTCTTGAACAA GATCTTGCTCGTCTATGGGAAAAGATGAGGCGTCATGAGATTGCGAAAGAAGACAGATCTAA GTTGGTGACAGAAGCTCTAACAAAAATGAAGGGGAAGATTCATGAGATTGCAGGGTCTCACATTACTTCTCGTGTTCTTCAG ACTTGTGTCAAGCATTGCTCACAAGCTGAAAGAGATGAAGTATTTGAAGAGCTTCGTCCTCATTTTCTAACTCTAGCATACAATGCATATGCAGTTCACTTAGTAAAGAAGATGCTTGACAATG CCTCGAAGAAACAACTGGCAGGCTTTATCTCCACTCTTCGTGGTCATGTTGCTCCTCTTCTTCGCCACATGGTTGGATCAGTTG TTGTTGAGCATGCATATGACTTAGCAAGTGCTGCTCAAAAACAAGAGCTGATTTTGGAATTATATTCCACAGAGCTTCAGTTGTTTAAGGACTTAGTCTCGGCGAAGGAGACCAG ATTACTAGATGTAATGTCCAAGTTGGGTCTACAAAAAGGCTCAGTTTCGCGTCATATGTCTTCAGTGATTCAGCCAATTTTAGAGAAAGGGATAGTTGACCACTCTATCTTACACAGAGTCTTGCTGGAATACTTTAGCATCGCCGATAAG TCCTCTGTCACAGATATAATCCAACAGTTGTCAAGTCCACTCCTTGTTAGAGTGATTGGTACCAAGGATGGAGCCAAAATTGGAGTACTTTGTCTGAAATATGGGAGTGCCAAG GAAAGAAAGAAGATCATCAAAGGATTGAAAGGGCACGTAGGAAAAACTGCTTTTCATCAATATGGGTGTATG GTGCTGGTTTCCATCTTTTCAGTTGTTGACGACACAAAACTGATAACAAAG GTTATCATTCGCGAGCTTCAATCAATTCTGAAGGAGCTTGTTTTGGATAAG AATGGAAGACGTCCTTTACTCCAATTACTGCATCCCAATTGTTCACGCTATTTCAGTCCTGATGAACTCGCTTCTATGAATTCATCTATACCTTCTCTGTCTCTCAAG TCAGAAGCAAGCTCTCAGACAGAAACTTCCAAGGCTTCAATTGATGACAATGATTCCAAGGAAGACATAGAAGTTAAATTGCCTGAAGTTAATGAAGATAAAACTTCTGAGGATGATACCGACCTCGCTGAGAGTGGAAAGAAAGACCCATTTGTCAGAAGGCAAGAGCTATTGATCAACAGTGGTCTTGCAGAG AGTCTTCTTGATATATGCATTGAGAATGTAGGAGAATTTATACGGTCAAATTTTAGCAAAGAGGTCATATATGAG GTTGCAACAGGGGGTTTTGGAGGCATACTACATCCAACTTTGGATGATAAGATTAATTCTCTCCACAAAGCAATAGCATCTCTTGCAGGAGTGCCTAAGTCAGAAGATTCACAAGAGGAACATGTCTTTGAAAATTTCTTTTCAAGTAGGACCATCAGAAAACTAATTTTGGATTGCCCTGAATTTGCTTCCGTCTTATGGGAGGAAGCTTTAAAAGGGAAAACTGAGTTATGGGCCCATGGTCATAG TTGTAAGATTATCTCTGCATTTTTGGAATCATCAGACTCAAAGGTACAAAAGCTTGCAAAAAAAGAGTTGCAGCCTTTGATTGATAATGGAATTCTCAAGAACCCAAAGTCTAAAGAACAAGCAGCCCAATAA
- the LOC127073259 gene encoding uncharacterized protein LOC127073259, translated as MGQESDSKAKLVLEICSISTRSATCVHTILSNPTKTTFIDWYCILGVEENAGVNFIRKRYRKLALQLHPDKNKHPKAEIAFKLVSEANACLTNAAKREAFDFARFKHFCIECKKIPYTTDNVSVNSNGSSWKAWNIMTKSRSLKFWRNIRDIRERFKEEANVIENCLRVNSMSRTESPLYNPDSYLDRSKSHRSKSQNRFDKDTPIFNPSDYSYQDYPHMRGHVNRNSSTFWYLQTNSMLHNEKRGPQLSSPVFEVKSRSMFTNQFAFVPSRY; from the exons ATGGGACAAGAATCAGATTCCAAAGCCAAGTTGGTGTTAGAGATTTGTTCCATTTCCACTCGTTCTGCAACATGTGTTCATACCATTCTTTCAAACCCAACCAAAACAACTTTCATTGACTGGTATTGCATTCTTGGA GTGGAAGAAAATGCAGGGGTGAATTTCATTCGCAAGAGATACCGTAAATTGG CTTTGCAGCTTCACCCAGATAAGAACAAACATCCAAAAGCTGAAATTGCCTTCAAGCTTGTTTCTGAGGCAAATGCATGTCTAACTAATGCAGCAAAGAGAGAAGCTTTTGATTTTGCAAGGTTCAAGCATTTCTGCATTGAATGCAAGAAAATTCCATATACAACAGACAATGTTTCTGTCAATTCCAATGGTTCAAGTTGGAAGGCATGGAATATTATGACAAAGTCAAGATCTTTAAAGTTTTGGAGAAATATTAGGGATATTAGAGAGAGATTTAAGGAGGAGGCTAATGTGATTGAGAATTGTTTGAGAGTAAATTCAATGTCAAGGACAGAATCTCCACTCTACAATCCGGATAGTTATCTAGATAGAAGCAAGTCACATAGAAGCAAGTCACAGAATAGATTTGATAAAGATACCCCTATTTTCAATCCTTCAGATTACTCATACCAAGATTATCCTCATATGAGAGGCCATGTTAACAGGAATTCTTCCACATTTTGGTATTTGCAGACAAATAGTATGCTGCACAATGAAAAGAGAGGACCGCAGCTTAGCTCTcctgtttttgaggtcaaaagTAGGAGTATGTTTACAAACCAATTTGCTTTTGTACCATCAAGATATTAG
- the LOC127073260 gene encoding uncharacterized protein LOC127073260, whose amino-acid sequence MGHESDSKAKLVLEICSISTRSPTCVHTILSNPTNTTFIDWYCILGVEENAGLNTIRKRYHKLALQLHPDKNKHPKAEIAFKLVSEANACLTNEAKREAFDFARYKHFCIECKKIPYTTDNVSVNSNGSSFTAWSIITRSKSLKFWRNVKDIRERFKEEANVIENCLRVNSMSRTESPLYNVPSRSKSVYRFEKETPVFDPSDYLYQGYPHMRGFVNKNCSMFWYLQTNNMVQNERRGARHSSPVFEVKRRSMFSNQFAFVPSRY is encoded by the exons ATGGGGCACGAATCAGATTCCAAAGCCAAGTTGGTATTAGAAATTTGCTCCATTTCAACACGCTCTCCAACCTGTGTTCATACCATTCTTTCAAACCCAACCAACACAACTTTCATTGACTGGTATTGCATTCTTGGA GTAGAAGAAAATGCAGGGCTAAATACGATTCGCAAGAGATACCATAAACTTG CTTTGCAGCTTCACCCAGATAAGAACAAACATCCAAAAGCTGAAATTGCCTTCAAGCTTGTTTCTGAGGCAAATGCATGTCTAACTAATGAAGCAAAACGAGAAGCTTTCGATTTTGCAAGATACAAGCATTTCTGCATTGAGTGCAAGAAAATTCCATATACAACAGACAATGTTTCTGTCAATTCCAATGGTTCAAGTTTCACGGCATGGAGTATTATCACAAGGTCAAAATCTCTTAAGTTTTGGAGAAATGTTAAGGATATTAGAGAGAGATTTAAGGAGGAGGCTAATGTGATTGAGAATTGTTTGAGAGTAAATTCAATGTCAAGGACAGAATCTCCACTCTACAATGTGCCTTCGCGGAGCAAGTCAGTGTATAGATTTGAGAAAGAAACTCCTGTTTTCGATCCCTCGGATTACCTGTATCAAGGCTATCCTCATATGAGAGGCTTTGTAAACAAGAATTGTTCCATGTTTTGGTACTTGCAGACGAATAATATGGTCCAAAATGAAAGGAGAGGAGCGCGACATAGTTCTCCGGTTTTTGAGGTAAAAAGAAGGAGTATGTTTTCAAACCAATTTGCTTTTGTACCTTCAAGATATTAA